One window from the genome of Danaus plexippus chromosome 3 unlocalized genomic scaffold, MEX_DaPlex mxdp_30, whole genome shotgun sequence encodes:
- the LOC133318695 gene encoding small ribosomal subunit protein uS7 encodes MAEENWTEDGEAGSMAVDAMPPPQPADIPEIKLFGRWSCYDVQVSDMSLQDYISVKEKYAKYLPHSAGRYAHKRFRKAQCPIVERLTNSLMMHGRNNGKKLMAVRIVKHAFEIIHLLTGENPLQVLVTAIINSGPREDSTRIGRAGTVRRQAVDVSPLRRVNQAIWLLCTGAREAAFRNIKTIAECVADELINAAKGSSNSYAIKKKDELERVAKSNR; translated from the coding sequence CGATGCCATGCCCCCGCCACAACCGGCAGATATCCCAGAGATCAAACTCTTTGGAAGATGGAGTTGTTATGATGTCCAAGTTTCGGACATGTCCCTACAGGATTATATTTCTGTGAAAGAAAAGTACGCCAAGTACTTACCTCACTCAGCGGGCAGGTATGCACACAAACGGTTCCGCAAAGCTCAGTGCCCAATTGTTGAGCGTCTGACCAATTCCCTGATGATGCACGGCAGAAACAACGGCAAAAAACTTATGGCTGTTCGTATTGTCAAACACGCATTCGAGATCATCCACCTTCTGACAGGTGAAAATCCCCTTCAGGTTCTTGTGACAGCTATCATTAACTCAGGCCCTCGTGAAGATTCCACTAGGATCGGTCGTGCTGGTACGGTGCGTCGTCAGGCCGTGGATGTTTCTCCCCTACGTCGTGTGAACCAGGCTATTTGGCTGTTATGCACTGGCGCTCGTGAAGCTGCCTTCAGGAACATCAAAACGATCGCTGAATGTGTTGCTGATGAGCTCATCAATGCCGCCAAAGGCTCATCCAACTCATATGCCATCAAGAAGAAAGATGAGCTGGAACGTGTTGCTAAATCCAACCGTTAA